AATCTTCGTCCTCTTCCTCTTCGAGAACGTCTTCTTCGTCGTCATCGAGATCGTCGTCTTCGAGATCGGGCAGGTCGTCAAGCGTTTCCTCTGCGATGACCTTGACGGGAGCCTCGTCTTCCTCCTCATCGGCGTCGTCTTCCTCGACATCTTCGAGGCTCACGACTTCCAATTCCTCGTCATCCTCCAGAGCCTCCTCGTCGTTGGCCACGACCTGCGGCTTTTTCGCTTCCTCCTCCACACGCTTGATTTCGGCGGAAGCGCGGCCCTTGCGGCCCCTGATCCGGTATTCCGGGTTGAATTCCGTCGAGCAGGACGGGCAGATGATCGGGCGCTTGGCGAAATCGTAATAACGCGTTCCGCAGCTCGTGCAGATTCTCTTGAAGCCCAGATTTTTCTTTGCTGCTGCTGCCACCGTAAAAATCTCCTTATTATTGTTCTGACTGCGAAAAAAGTATCTGTCTGACTGCATGATTTTTTGTGTTCTGTCAATTCAAAAGACAGAAGCACTGGAGAATGGGAGCCCGAAAGAAGGCCGTGAAATCGCATGGACCCAGCCGCCGGATCATTGTAAACTCACGGCGGAAAACAAAAAACTTTTCATCACCACGATCAAAGAGACACCCCGAATGCCTGCAA
The sequence above is drawn from the Alphaproteobacteria bacterium genome and encodes:
- a CDS encoding TIGR02300 family protein, with translation MQSDRYFFRSQNNNKEIFTVAAAAKKNLGFKRICTSCGTRYYDFAKRPIICPSCSTEFNPEYRIRGRKGRASAEIKRVEEEAKKPQVVANDEEALEDDEELEVVSLEDVEEDDADEEEDEAPVKVIAEETLDDLPDLEDDDLDDDEEDVLEEEEDED